The genomic stretch GTGAAGCGCTCGAAGGACCGCGTGGCGGCGTGGCGGCGCAGCAGGTTCAGGTAGTCCACCACGGCGGGCACGTTGCGGACCTTGTCGGTGGCGATCACGAAGTGGTTGCTCCAGGTCAGGGCCAGTTTCTCGCGCAGCGGGTGCGGGCCGTACGCGAGTTCGTACAGCCACGCGCCGCGCCCGAGTTGCAGGGCCGCGCCGGGCGTCGCGCCCTGCATGGGATCGAAGGGGTTGCCGGGCGCGACGCTCTGATCGAAGGCCAGGGCCGCGCGGGCCACGTCCTGGGCTTTCTGGCCGACCAGGGCGCGGATCTGCTCGTCGGTCGCGCCGAAGGCGGTGCGGCGCAGGAAGTGCGCGGCGTCCTCGGCGGTCAGGGGGCGGGTCAGGGGGGTCAGGGGCATGCGGAACTCCTTGAAAGGGGGCGTTATGGATTGGAGTCAGGAGAGGCCGAAAAAGTTCCCAGCGGGTCCGGGGTCGCGCTGCGCACCCCCGCCAGGGCCGCCTGAAGCGTCGGCTGCGGCAGGTTCCCGACCAGCCACACGAACACCTTCCCCACGCGGCGCGAGGCGACCCCCGGCGCGGCCTTCACGTCCTGCGGCGCAACGACCAGTGTCAGGCCGTTCAGGCCGTCGGTCAGGGCCACCTCCAGCCCCTGCCCGCGCGGCTGCACGCCCACGGGCGTGAACCCGGGCGGGAGCCTCAGGCCCGGCAGGGCGCGGGTCAGCGCGGCGCGTAGGCCAGCGGGCGCGGCCGGCGGGGCCGGGCGGGTCACGCGGGCCGTCTCTGACTGCACGCGGGTCAGGGCGGCGCGGCGGGCCAGGGTGCCGTCCGCGCCGCGTTCCTCGAAAGCCAGCGGCACGTTCCACTTCAGGTCCACCCACAGCGTCCAGCGCGCCGCGTCCCCGACCTTGGGGGTCAGGGTGAAGCGCGCCGCGTCGCGCCCGGCGACCTGCTCGGTGCCGGTTCGGGTCACGCTGAAGTTCTTCGCCAGCAGCGCGGGCCGCACGGTCAGGGCGGGCAGCTGCGCGGCGGCGCGGGTGGGGGTGGCACGCGGGGGGAACAGGACGGTCACCTCGGCCTGCCCGCGCGCCACCTGGGTGCGGGCCTGCTTCAGGGCGGCCTGCACGTCCTCCAGATCGCCCGCGTGCGCGGTGCCCAGCGTCAGCAGGAGCAGGGTCAGGGAACGTGTCACCAGTCGGCTCCCCACGCACTCTGGTAGGCGTCGTACGCGGCGCTGCTGGGCAGCGGGCCGGGCAGCGGCGCGGCGGGGCGCAGCACGGTCAGGCCCGCCACCAGGGCCGCCGAGGCGAGTACGCCGGTCAGCCACCCGGCGCGGCTGCGGGTGCGGGCGGCCCGGCGGCGGGTCAGGAAGCGGTCGGCGGCGCCCAGGTCGGCGGGGGTCAGCTGGCGGGCCTGCGCGAGCAGCGTGTCGAGATCGTCGAAGTCGTCTGTGTGACGGTCGGTGGGGTGGGTCATGGGGTCACTCCGGCGCGGGTGAGCAGGGCGCGCAGGGCCGCGCGGCCCCGGCCAATGCGGCTCTTCACGGTGCCGAGTTCCGCGCCGGTCAGCGCGGCGATCTCGGCGTAGTCCAGGCCCGACAGTTCCCGCAGGGCGACCGCCTCGCGCTGGTCGGGCGGCAGCTGCGCCAGCGCGCGGGCCAGCCGCTCGCGGACCTGCGCCTGCTCGCCCGCGCGGGCCGGATTGTGCGGCGCGTGGGGTTCCGGGGTGTCCGAGAGCGGCACCGCCTGCCGCGCGCCGAGGGCCCTGTGGCAGGCGTTCAGGGTGATGCGGTGCAGCCAGGTGCTCAGGCTCGCCTCGCCCCGGAAGCCTTTCAGAGACTTATGGGCGGCGATGAACACCTCCTGCACGATGTCATCGGCCGCGCCCGGCCCCACGAGGCTGGCGGCGAGGCGGTGCACCTGGGGCGCGTGCGTTCTCACGAGCGTCTCGAAGACCCGCTCGTCCCGCGCGGCCAGGCGCGCGAGGTGCAGGTCGGACAGGGTGTCGTGCGGGTCATTCAAGGGCACCTCATACCTTAGAGGAGGGGCGCCACGAAAAAGTTCCCATCTGCGGTGCCGCTACACTGGGCGGCATGACCGGCCGTTCCCTGTCCCGCTCGGCGGAGGATTACCTGAAGCACCTGTACACGCTGGGGCAGGCGGGGAAGGTGAACACCCAGGCGCTCGCGGCGGCGCTGGAGGTCGCGCCCGCCAGCGTGACCGGCATGCTCCGCAAGCTGACCGAGCAGGGCCTCGTGTCGCACGCACCGTACCAGGGCGCGCAGCTGACCGCCGAGGGCGAGCGGGTGGCGCTGGAGGTCCTGCGGCACCACCGGCTACTGGAACTGTTCCTGCACCGCGCGCTGGGCGTCCCGCTGGACGAGGTGCACGAGGAGGCCGAGCGCCTGGAGCACGCCCTGAGTGAGCGGCTGGAGGCGCGCATCGCGGCGTGGCTGGGCGACCCCACGCACGACCCGCACGGCGACCCGATCCCCACCCTGGCGGGTGAACTGCCGCACCAGCCGCAGCGGCGCCTGTCGCAGCTGGCCCCCGGGGACACCGCGACGGTGGCGCGCGTCCCGGACGGCGACACCGAGCAGCTGCGGGCCATGATGGCCGCCGGGCTCACGCCGGGCGCGCCGCTGCGGCTGGACGCCGTGGACGCCGCGCTGGGCACCCTGACCGTCTGGGCGACCGACCACACCCTGACCCTCTCGCTGGGCGTCGCCGCGCAGATCCACGTGCAGACGACCTGATGAGGAGGCCGCCTGTCCTCCCCCTCTGCGGGGCAGCTCTGCGAGTCGCCTCCGCTCGGATGAAACGGTCCGGGCAGAGCGTTCCACCGGAATGGGCCTGATGCGCGATCAGCTGCGCGCGGCGCATCTGGCGCTGACGTTCCTGACGACCCTGCCCCTGCCGCACGTCACGGAGGTGCGGGACGGGGACTTCGCGCGGGCCAGCGCGTACTACCCGCTGGCCGGGTACGCGGTGGGCGGCGCCGTGGCGCTGCTGCTCTGGCTGGACGCGCCGCTGCCGGGCGGGGTGATCGCCGCGCTGGGCGTGGGCGCGTGGCTGCTGCTGACCGGCATGCTGCACTTCGACGGGCTGGTGGACAGTGCCGACGCGCTGTTCGCCATGAAGACGCCCGCCGAGCGGCTGGTGATCCTGCGGGACGTGCACATGGGCGCGTTCGGACTGGCGACCGGTGGGCTGTACCTGCTGCTGCTCTGGAGCCTGCTCTCGGCCCCCATCCCGCCGCTGGCCCCGCTGGTGGCGGCCGTGGCGGCGCGGACGCTGCTGCTGCTGCCCATGAACACCTACCCGGCGGCCCGCGCCGAGAGCCTGGGCGCCCGTTCACGCGAGGGCCGCATCTGGGCGGCGGCGCTGATCGCCGCGCCCACCCTGCTGATCCCCGGCGCGTGGCTGGCGTGGCTGGCAGCCCTGGTGGGCGCGCTGCTGGTCGCGGCGTTCGCGGCGCGGCGGCTGGGCGGCGGCCTGAACGGCGACACGTACGGGATGATCGTGGTGACGGCCGAACTGCTCGCGCTGGGCGCGTTCGCCTGGGGCCGCTGAGCCGTGCCGGACGCCCTGACGCTGCACCTCGTGCGCCACGCCCCCACCCTCCCGAACGCGCAGCGCCGCTACCCGCACCCGCACGAGGACGCACCCCTCACGCCCGCCGGGGAGGCGCTGGCCCGCACCCTCGGCCTGCCCCGGCGCGCGCTGGCGTTCACGTCCCCGCTGGGCCGTGCCCGGCAGACCGCGCGACTGGCCGGCTTCCCGGGCGCCCTCCCCCACCCGGCGCTGGCCGAGGCGGAGTTCGGCGTGATGGCCGGGCACACCTGGGCCGAACTGGACGCCGCGCACGGCGACGCACCCCGCACCTGGATCGAGGCGCTGGCCGACCCCACCAGTCCCCACGGGCCCCCCGGCGGCGACACCGGGCA from Deinococcus soli (ex Cha et al. 2016) encodes the following:
- a CDS encoding sigma-E factor regulatory protein RseB domain-containing protein, whose amino-acid sequence is MTRSLTLLLLTLGTAHAGDLEDVQAALKQARTQVARGQAEVTVLFPPRATPTRAAAQLPALTVRPALLAKNFSVTRTGTEQVAGRDAARFTLTPKVGDAARWTLWVDLKWNVPLAFEERGADGTLARRAALTRVQSETARVTRPAPPAAPAGLRAALTRALPGLRLPPGFTPVGVQPRGQGLEVALTDGLNGLTLVVAPQDVKAAPGVASRRVGKVFVWLVGNLPQPTLQAALAGVRSATPDPLGTFSASPDSNP
- a CDS encoding RNA polymerase sigma factor, which codes for MNDPHDTLSDLHLARLAARDERVFETLVRTHAPQVHRLAASLVGPGAADDIVQEVFIAAHKSLKGFRGEASLSTWLHRITLNACHRALGARQAVPLSDTPEPHAPHNPARAGEQAQVRERLARALAQLPPDQREAVALRELSGLDYAEIAALTGAELGTVKSRIGRGRAALRALLTRAGVTP
- a CDS encoding metal-dependent transcriptional regulator, with translation MTGRSLSRSAEDYLKHLYTLGQAGKVNTQALAAALEVAPASVTGMLRKLTEQGLVSHAPYQGAQLTAEGERVALEVLRHHRLLELFLHRALGVPLDEVHEEAERLEHALSERLEARIAAWLGDPTHDPHGDPIPTLAGELPHQPQRRLSQLAPGDTATVARVPDGDTEQLRAMMAAGLTPGAPLRLDAVDAALGTLTVWATDHTLTLSLGVAAQIHVQTT
- a CDS encoding adenosylcobinamide-GDP ribazoletransferase; translation: MGLMRDQLRAAHLALTFLTTLPLPHVTEVRDGDFARASAYYPLAGYAVGGAVALLLWLDAPLPGGVIAALGVGAWLLLTGMLHFDGLVDSADALFAMKTPAERLVILRDVHMGAFGLATGGLYLLLLWSLLSAPIPPLAPLVAAVAARTLLLLPMNTYPAARAESLGARSREGRIWAAALIAAPTLLIPGAWLAWLAALVGALLVAAFAARRLGGGLNGDTYGMIVVTAELLALGAFAWGR
- a CDS encoding histidine phosphatase family protein gives rise to the protein MPDALTLHLVRHAPTLPNAQRRYPHPHEDAPLTPAGEALARTLGLPRRALAFTSPLGRARQTARLAGFPGALPHPALAEAEFGVMAGHTWAELDAAHGDAPRTWIEALADPTSPHGPPGGDTGQGFHARVQGWLDTLPAGEVVAFTHAGPLLAALRLTVNLAAVAAPPGTVATLRREAGHWWLTGLRPPA